From Pseudomonas vanderleydeniana, the proteins below share one genomic window:
- the livH gene encoding high-affinity branched-chain amino acid ABC transporter permease LivH, with protein MPEIYHFFQQLVNGLTIGSTYALIAIGYTMVYGIIGMINFAHGEVYMIGSYVAFIVLAGLAMMGIHSLPLLMTAAFIATIVVTSAYGYSIERVAYRPLRGSNRLIPLISAIGMSIFLQNTVLLSQDSKDKSIPNLIPGSISFGPGGAEEVLISYMQILVFVITLIAMTGLTLFISRSRLGRACRACAEDIKMANLLGINTNNIIALTFVIGAALAAVAAVLLSMQYGVINPNAGFLVGLKAFTAAVLGGIGSIPGAMLGGLVLGVAEAFGADVFGDQYKDVVAFGLLVLVLLFRPTGILGRPEVEKV; from the coding sequence ATGCCTGAGATCTATCACTTCTTCCAACAGCTGGTTAATGGCCTGACCATTGGCAGCACCTATGCCTTGATAGCCATTGGCTACACAATGGTTTACGGCATCATTGGAATGATCAACTTCGCCCATGGCGAGGTCTACATGATTGGTTCCTACGTGGCCTTCATCGTCCTTGCCGGGCTGGCCATGATGGGTATCCATTCCCTGCCGCTGTTGATGACCGCCGCGTTCATCGCGACGATCGTCGTGACCAGTGCCTATGGCTACAGTATCGAACGCGTTGCCTACCGCCCACTGCGCGGCAGCAACCGTCTGATCCCGCTGATTTCCGCCATCGGCATGTCGATTTTCCTGCAGAACACCGTACTGCTGTCCCAGGACTCCAAGGACAAGTCCATTCCCAACCTGATCCCGGGGAGCATTTCCTTCGGTCCGGGGGGCGCAGAGGAAGTACTGATTTCCTACATGCAGATCCTGGTCTTCGTGATCACCCTGATCGCCATGACCGGCCTGACCCTGTTCATCTCCCGTTCTCGCCTGGGCCGCGCCTGCCGCGCCTGCGCCGAAGACATCAAGATGGCCAACCTGCTGGGGATCAACACCAACAACATCATTGCCCTGACCTTCGTCATCGGGGCGGCCCTGGCGGCCGTCGCCGCCGTGCTGCTGAGCATGCAGTACGGGGTGATCAACCCCAACGCCGGCTTCCTGGTGGGCCTGAAGGCCTTTACCGCCGCGGTACTGGGTGGCATCGGCAGCATTCCGGGCGCCATGCTCGGCGGGTTGGTACTGGGTGTGGCCGAAGCCTTTGGCGCCGACGTGTTCGGCGACCAGTACAAGGATGTGGTGGCGTTCGGTCTTCTGGTTCTGGTGCTGTTGTTCCGTCCGACCGGCATCCTGGGCCGTCCGGAGGTTGAGAAAGTATGA